The genome window CGTGTTTGGTGATGCCAGGTCCTGGTGCCAACACCGAGGGCTCGGTGGTGCCAGGACCGAGGGCTCGGCGATGCCAGGACCGTGTTCAGTGGTGACAGGTCCTGGTGCCAGCACCGAGGGCTCGGCCATGCCAGGACTGTGTTCGGTGATGCCAGGTCCTGGTGCCAGCACCGAGGGCTCGGTGGTACCAAGCAGCCGCCCCCTGAGTCACGGCCCCGCCGGGAGCGGCTCCCCCGCCCTCCCCTCGGGGTCCCCGCCGCGGTCTCCGCGCAGGGGAGGAACGGGGGGGTTGGGAAGGGGGTCCCCGGGAAGCGGGGCCTCTGCCCGGACCCCCCACCCCGGTGGGTACCTGCCCGGGCGAGGAGGGGGCACAGCGACGGGGACCAGCGCCATCCTGCCGGCATCCGGAGccgggcagctcctgggggacgGCACCCTCAACAgcggggcaccccaaaaccctgggGGCGCCCCAAACACAGCCCCCCCACGGCGAGGGAGGGACCCCGGGGGTATCCAACCCCCCCACACCCGGTGTGAGCAAGCGGGGTTATGGGGCTGGGCAGGTGTAGGGCAGAGGGTGGGGGATTATGGGGCTGGGGACTGGGCAGTTATGGGGCGAAGAGCGGGGGGATTatggggctgggggcggggGTTTATGGGGCTGGGCAGTTATAGGgcatggggattttggggctgggggctgggcaGGTATAGGgcagggggattttggggctgggcAGTTATGGGGCAGGTGGGAgccccggccgccccccgcccgtCCCCGGCTCCGCCCCCAGCCCGGCGGTTCCAAGGTTCCACCGCTCTGTGACATCACCCCGGCCCGGTGGCACCGCGGGCACCGCCAGGGCCGTGGGTGGCACCGGAGGTGACAGCTCTGCCCCGGCTCTGCCACCTGCGCTGGCACCGATGGCTTTGCTGGCGCTGCTcgtcctgctggccctggccgGGCCCGTCTGGGCcacctgggacacctgcaggTCGGTGGCcccggggggctcggggacgCTCGGGggcttccctggcacagcccgggCACAGAGGAGCCCCTcggggtccctgtccccgctgtccccgagcagggcagtgatggctctgtgcttccagaggCACCTGCGGGCTCCGGCCCTTGGCCTTTGACCACAGCTCGCTGGTTCGGGACTACGACCCCACAGACGGCGACTACGCCACCTTGGGCTCTTCTGATGTCACCTCCCTGGTCATGGACGGCCCCGGCGTCCCCTCAGGGACCTGGCCCGGCATCGTCAGCGTCCAGGCCACCCTGGAGAACGGCACGTGGCACATGTGCTCGGGGGCACTCATCCACCCCCAGTGGGTGCTCACGGTGGCCCAGTGCTTCGCCAGGGCCGGGTaagggggagcagggacaggggtgtcccCTCAGTAGGGACAGGGGTGTccacacagcagggacaggggtgtcccctcagcagggacaggggtgtccccacagcagggtcAGGAGTGTAGCCCCAAAAGGGTCAGGGGTGTCCCCTCAGTAGGGACAGCGGTGTCCCCCCAAAAGGAACAGGGGTGTCCCCTCAGTAgggacaggggtgtccccacaacagggatggggacagtgcCCAGAACAGGGTCAGGGttgtccccacagcagggtcagctgctgggctgccacATCCcgtggctctgctccctgtcacCCCTCTCTtcatctgctgctcctcagggacaTCTCCATTTACGAGGTGGTGATGGGGACCGCGGATGTGGCCCAGCCGGGCCCCGAGGCTGCGGTGAGACGCATCCAGAGGCTCCTGGTGCACCAGAACTACGTGGCTGCCACGGCCAGGAACAACATCgcgctgctggagctggaccAGCCCGTGGAGTGCAGCGACTACATCCAGCTGGGCTGCGTGCCCGACAGCTCCCTGGCCGTGCCCGAGCTGAAGACCTGCTACATGGCGGGCTGGAGAGCCACCCCGGACAGCGGTCAGTGCCCGCCCGGGGCGCGGCCCCGGGCACGGACACGGCGGGCCGGGGGCTCCGCGGGGGCTCGGCCCGGGCCCGGCGCGGGGGATcggccccgcggggccccgGGGGTCGCCGCTGAGCGCCCTCtgtgcccgcagcccccggcccgcgcctggtgctgcaggaggccaAGGTGCGGCTCATCGACGTCCAGCTGTGCAACAGCAGCCGCTGGTACGGGGGGGCCGTGCACCCCCAGGACCTGTGCGCGGGGTACCCGCGGGGCGGCATCGACACCTGCCAGGTGGGGCTgggccggggctgggcacagcGACCCTGAGCCAGCCACGGCCCcgtgggacccccagagccagcacagggaccctgaGCCCCAAAATGGCCCcgtgggacccccagagccagcacagggaccctgaCCCCAAAATGGCCCCGTGGaacccccagagccagcacagggaccctgagccccaaaatgcccccatgggacccccagagccagcacagggaccctgagccccaaaatgtccccgtgggacccccagagccagcacagggaccctgaGCCCCAAAATGGCCCcgtgggacccccagagccagcacagggaccctgaGCCCCCAAAATGGCCCcgtgggacccccagagccagcacagggaccctgaGCCCAACCCTGGCCTGGCACCCTCTGGACCTGGCCCGGTGCCCtgccatccctgtgtccccaccaCTGACAGGTGTCCCTCGCCCATCCCTGtatccctgtcctgtcccatgTCCCCGGGCtgtcctgcccttccccagTTCCCAGGTCCCTCTCCTGTGCCTCTgtgctgcccttcccttccccttccaccACTGAGTCCCCTCAGGCCCGGcccaggctgggacagcccctgtgccacccctgtcactgctccctgcccgtccccatccccatgtccctgtccttgtccctgcccCATGTCCAGGGGCTCCTGGTCCCTTTCCCATCCATGGAtccctgtcccatgtcccagggctgctgctccccgTCTGTgcctccctgtccccgtgtccccaaatGCCATCCCGTGTCCCCATAACCCCGAGGTGTTATGACCCTGACCCCTCTCTCCTGGCgcagggggacagcgggggtCCCCTCGTCTGCAAGGACCACGTTGGTGACTACTTCTGGCTGGTGGGACTGGCCAGCTGGGGCAAGGGCTGCACCGGAGAGAAACGACCCGGGGTGTTCACCTCCACCCAGCACTTCCGTGGATGGATCCAAGTCCAGATGGGAATGGTCCCAGCAGACCCCACCCCTACACAGACAGAGCCCGCCCCGACCCCAGCCCCGAGCCCGATCCTGTCCCCGACCCCGCCTCTGACCCTGACTGTCATCGAGAAGCCACCAGAGCCGGAATCGCAGCCGTTCGTAACGATTTCATTCCCCAAAGCCATCCTGCTGAGCTTCCTGGGGAGTCTGCAGAGGTTCCTGGAGTTCCTGCGGGACAAACTGCGTTGAGCAGCGGATCCagtcctggctgcagagcatcTCCGGCAGCCCCGGGCGGGGCCGTGGCTGCGGGGCCAGGCCAGCGCCGGTGCCcggggctgctgtgccctgcccacGCTCAGCCCTGCGCCCGCCCCGGCGCTGAATCCAGCCTGTGCTTGAATTAGAGTTGTTCCACTTCCCAGCCAGCCGCCTTGTCCAGTTCGCTCTCCCGGGGAAAACAAGGGTGGCACAATTTGGGGGAGAAGGGCGGGCTTGGGACTGGTTTGGGGGGACAGCCGGGGAGGGGAGGATGGGCCTGGAggtggagagagggagaaactTCTCCAGGCCAGGCTCCCCCGGCAGAGCCTCAGCTGTGCCGGCGCCGGGAAAAGCCCTCGAGAGGGACGGGAacgggcacagctggagctgccaccccggagccctggggaggtgctggaggtgccaccctgagctgctgctgccacccgcggctgtcccctctgccaccagctcGTGTCTCTGAGCCCCCCGTGCCACTCGCCCTGCTGTGCCCTCGGTGCCAGCTGGGATCCCTGGATCCGGGAcgttccctctgctccagagggatCCCAAAGGTCCCTTTGGCCCAAACCCTGCCCGggctcagagctctgtgctgccaccGCCCCCAAACCACCCGAGGCCACCGTGCCCCAACGTGGAACCGACCCTCTGTGACATCACCCCGGCCCGGTGGCACCGCGGGCACCGCCAGGGCCGTGGGTGGCACCAGAGGTGACAGCTCTGCCCCGGCTCTGCCACCTGCGCTGGCACCGATGGCTTTGCCGGCGCTGCTcgtcctgctggccctggccgGGCCCGTCTGGGCcacctgggacacctgcaggTCGGTGGCcccggggggctcggggacgCTCGGGggcttccctggcacagcccgggCACAGAGGAGCCCCTcggggtccctgtccccgctgtccccgagcagggcagtgatggctctgtgcttccagaggCACCTGCGGGCTCCGGCCCTTGGCCTTTGACCACAGCTCGCTGGTTCGGGACTACGACCCCACAGACGGCGACTACGCCACCTTGGGCTCTTCTGATGTCACCTCCCTGGTCATGGACGGCCCCGGCGTCCCCTCAGGGACCTGGCCCGGCATCGTCAGCGTCCAGGCCACCCTGGAGAACGGCACGTGGCACATGTGCTCGGGGGCACTCATCCACCCCCAGTGGGTGCTCACGGTGGCCCAGTGCCTCGCCAGGGCCGGGTaagggggagcagggacaggggtgtcccCTCAGTAgggacaggggtgtccccacagcagggacaggggtgtcccCTCAGTAgggacaggggtgtccccacagcagggacaggcgtGTaccctcagcagggacaggggtgtccccacagcagggacaggggtgtccccaTAGCAGAGACAGGGGTGTACCCCCTAAAGGGACAGCGGTGTcccctcagcagggacaggggtgtaCCCCCAAAAGGGACAGGGGTGTCCCCTCAGGAGGATCAGGcatgtccccacagcagggtcAGGGGTGTCCCTACAGCAGGGTcaggggtgtccccaaaggAGGGATGTCCCCTCAGGAGGATCAGggatgtccccacagcagggtcagggttgtccccacagcacagggaggtgCCCTGAGCAGGAAGGGCGTTGTGCTGCCGCATCCCCCGGCTCTGTCCCATCAgttcttcctccctctcccgctccccagggacacctccagcTGGGAGGTGCTGATCGGGGCCACGGATCTCAGCCAGCCGGGCCCCGAGGCCGAGCAGCGCCGCATCGACAGGGTCGTGATGCACCAGGACTACGACGCCGACTCGGAGAGCAACAACATCgcgctgctggagctggaccAGCCCGTGGAGTGCAGCGACTACATCCAGCTGGGCTGCGTGCCCGACAGCTCCCTGGCCGTGCCCGAGCTGAAGACCTGCTACATGGCGGGCTGGAGAGCCACCCCGGACAGCGGTCAGTGCCcgcccggggctggggacaagctGGGGGCAACAGCGACGTGGCTGGGCTGGCCCGGGGCAGAGGCCAAAGCTGCAGGAGCCGGGCCCTCGGTGCCCAGAGttctgggcagggacacggcGGGACAGGGGCACAGCCCGGGCCGGGGGCTCTGCCCTGCGAGGTGCCGGGTGCTCAGTGCCCTCtgtgcccgcagcccccggcccgcgcctggtgctgcaggaggccaAGGTGCGGCTCATCGACGTCCAGCTGTGCAACAGCAGCCGCTGGTACGGGGGGGCCGTGCACCCCCAGGACCTGTGCGCGGGGTACCCGCGGGGCGGCATCGACACCTGCCAGGTGGGGCTgggccggggctgggcacagcGACCCTGAGCCAGCCACGGCCCcgtgggacccccagagccagcacagggaccctgaGCCCCAACACGGCCCcgtgggacccccagagccagcacagggaccctgaGCCCCAAAATGCCCCcgtgggacccccagagccagcacagggaccctgaGCCCCAAAATGGCCCcgtgggacccccagagccagcacagggaccctgaGCCCCAAAATGTCCCTgtgggacccccagagccagcacagggaccctgaGCCAGCCATGACCCTCCCTGTCCTTTATCCCTGCTTTATTCCCTTTCCCATCCATGGAtccccagccccgtgtcccagGGCTGCCACTCCCCATCCGtgggtccctgtccccgtgtccccgtgtccccagatCCCATCCCGTGTCCCCATAACCCCGAGTTGTGGCTGCGACCCTGGCGCAGCCCCTGACCCCTCTCTCCTGGCgcagggggacagcgggggtCCCCTGGTCTGCAAGGACAACGCCGGTGACTACTTCTGGCTGGTGGGACTGGCCAGCTGGGGCAAGGGCTGCGCCGGTGACAAGCGGCCCGGGGTGTTCACCTCCACCCAGCACTTCCACACCTGGATCCAGGTGCAGATGGGATTGGTCCCGCCGCAAACGGAGGCTCCACCGCCCGAGCCACCCGCCCCCACCACTGAGGAAGAGCCGCCAGAACTGGAACCCGAAGCAGAACTGGAACCAGAGCCTGAAGCAGAACCGGAGTCAGAACCCGAACCGGTACCAATACCGGTACCGATACCAGAACCGGAACCCATACCAGAAccagaagaagaggaggaagaagaagaaccagaaccAGAGAAGTTTATAACAATTTCCTTCCCAAAAGCCATCCTGCTGAGGCTCTTCACGAATCTGCAGGAGTTCCTGGAGTTCCTGCGGGACAAACTGGATTGAGCAGGAGGGGGAGCAGATCCAGGGCTGTGCCCAAGCCGCCCCTGATGCCCGGGTCTGCCCTGTCCTGCTCATTATCCCCCTTCCGCCCACCCTGGAGATGAACTTCAGTTTGTTCTTGAAATAGAGTTGTTCCCAATTACCCTCATTTTCAGTCTGCTGGGCACGAGGATGGGACAATCCAGGGAAAAAAGGGTGGGGTTGGCTCCTGGTTTGGGGGGGGATGAGGGGAGGATGAGCCTGGGTGTAACTGAGGGTTCTCCAGCACCTCCGGCACCTTCTGAGGAACTCCTGGGGTCAGAACTCCCACGCTGAGGGGCCATCCCTGCTCGTGGGCCACCAGGAACTCAGGGGTCCAGCAGAACAACCTTCAGGGATTCCAGAAATACCCGATAACTCACGGGGTTCCATCAGCCCACCGCGGAACTCCTCGCCCCGGGGGAGGTTCTGGACATTCCTGCCAGGACTTTAGGGGATGTCATCGCaaggtttggggatttgggacacaaaCACCATCAGTGGACgcctggaggaggagcagaCCAGCAGGGCCACTTCAACAGCGCTGCCACCACTGCTGGTCCTGACTGTGCCACCCACGGGCTGTCAGCTGCGCTCTGACTTTGTGGTTTTGAGCTAATTTTTTCTGTACTCAGTGCATTTATTGGACCCTCCCCTTCAAATTTCAACTCTGACTTCCAGACCCCCTGCACGGTGCGTGGGGTTCTGCGGGGGGGGGAATTCCTCCTGTGGGTTTCGCTCCgatccagcacagcctggaggtggagagagggagaaactTCTCCAGGCCAGGCTCCCCCGGCAGAGCCTCAGCTGTGCCGGCGCCGGGAAAAGCCCTCGAGAGGGACGGGAacgggcacagctggagctgccaccccggagccctggggaggtgctggaggtgccaccctgagctgctgctgccacccgcggctgtcccctctgccaccagctcGTGTCTCTGAGCCCCCCGTGCCACTCGCCCCGCTGTGCCCTCGGTGCCAGCTGGGATCCCTGGATCTGGGAcgttccctctgctccagagggatCCCAAAGGTCCCTTTGGCCCAAACCCTGCCCGGGCTCAGAGCTCTGCGCTGcctcccacccaaaccacccGAGGCCACCGTGCCCCAACGTGGAACCGACCCTCTGTGACATCACCCCGGCCCGGTGGCACCGCGGGCACCGCCAGGGCCGTGGGTGGCACCAGAGGTGACAGCTCTGCCCCGGCTCTGCCACCTGCGCTGGCACCGATGGCTTTGCTGGCGCTGCTcgtcctgctggccctggccgGGCCCGTCTGGGCcacctgggacacctgcaggTCGGTGGCcccggggggctcggggacgCTCGGGggcttccctggcacagcccgggCACAGAGGAGCCCCTcggggtccctgtccccgctgtccccgagcagggcagtgatggctctgtgcttccagaggCACCTGCGGGCTCTGGCCCATGGTTTTGAACGAGAGCTCCGCCATTCCCGAGTTCGGATCCTCGCATTCTGCCGAGGGCACAACCCTCGATGTCAACCCGGGGGCCTGGCCCGGCATCGCCAGCATCCAGGTCACCCTGGAGAACGGCACGTGGCACATGTGCTCGGGGGCACTCGTCAGCCACCGCTGGGTCCTCACAGCCGCCAGCTGCTTCATCACGGCCGGGTaagggggagcagggacagcggtgtccccacagcagggtcaggggtgtccccacagcagggtcagggtgtccccacagcagggacagcagtgtccccacagcagggtcagggtgtccccacagcagggacagggtgtccccacagcagggtTACAGGTGTCCCCATAACAGGGAcagggtgtccccacagcagggacagtggtgtccccacagcagggacagcagtgtccCCACAAGAGGATcagggtgggcagggacatcCCCACAGCAGGGTCAGGGTTTTCCCCATAGCAAGGACAGAGATGTCCTCACAGCAAGGACAGAGATGTCCCCGCAGCAGGATTAcaggtgtccccacagcagggacaaggatgtccccacagcagggacaggggtgtcccctcagcagaggcagggatgtTCTCTCAGGAGGATCAGGGATGTTCCCACAGCAGGGATCCCCCAGGGATGTTCCCCAGCAGGGTCAGGGTCAAGGTCAGGGTGTCCCCACAAGAGGATCAGGGTGGTCAGGGACATCTCCACAGCAGGGTcagggtgtccccacagcagggacaaggatgtgcccacggcagggacagggtgtccccacagcagggacagcagtgtccCCACAAGAGGATcagggtgggcagggacatctccacagcagggtttgggtgtccccacagcagggtctggggtatccccacagcagggacagcggtgtccccacagcagggtctgggtgtccccacagcagggtctggggtgtccccacagcagggacaaggaTGTCTCCACAGCAGGGACggggtgtccccacagcagaggcagggatgtTCTCTCAGGAGGATCAGGGATGTTCCCACAGCAGGCATCCCCCAGGGATGTTCCTCAGCAGGGTCAGGGTCAAGGTCAGGGTGTCCCCACAAGAGGATCAGGGTGGTCAGGGAC of Vidua macroura isolate BioBank_ID:100142 chromosome 5, ASM2450914v1, whole genome shotgun sequence contains these proteins:
- the LOC128808138 gene encoding acrosin-like — encoded protein: MALLALLVLLALAGPVWATWDTCRGTCGLRPLAFDHSSLVRDYDPTDGDYATLGSSDVTSLVMDGPGVPSGTWPGIVSVQATLENGTWHMCSGALIHPQWVLTVAQCFARAGDISIYEVVMGTADVAQPGPEAAVRRIQRLLVHQNYVAATARNNIALLELDQPVECSDYIQLGCVPDSSLAVPELKTCYMAGWRATPDSAPGPRLVLQEAKVRLIDVQLCNSSRWYGGAVHPQDLCAGYPRGGIDTCQGDSGGPLVCKDHVGDYFWLVGLASWGKGCTGEKRPGVFTSTQHFRGWIQVQMGMVPADPTPTQTEPAPTPAPSPILSPTPPLTLTVIEKPPEPESQPFVTISFPKAILLSFLGSLQRFLEFLRDKLR
- the LOC128808145 gene encoding acrosin-like, with product MALPALLVLLALAGPVWATWDTCRGTCGLRPLAFDHSSLVRDYDPTDGDYATLGSSDVTSLVMDGPGVPSGTWPGIVSVQATLENGTWHMCSGALIHPQWVLTVAQCLARAGDTSSWEVLIGATDLSQPGPEAEQRRIDRVVMHQDYDADSESNNIALLELDQPVECSDYIQLGCVPDSSLAVPELKTCYMAGWRATPDSAPGPRLVLQEAKVRLIDVQLCNSSRWYGGAVHPQDLCAGYPRGGIDTCQGDSGGPLVCKDNAGDYFWLVGLASWGKGCAGDKRPGVFTSTQHFHTWIQVQMGLVPPQTEAPPPEPPAPTTEEEPPELEPEAELEPEPEAEPESEPEPVPIPVPIPEPEPIPEPEEEEEEEEPEPEKFITISFPKAILLRLFTNLQEFLEFLRDKLD